In Xenorhabdus poinarii G6, the following are encoded in one genomic region:
- the fabF gene encoding beta-ketoacyl-ACP synthase II yields MSKRRVVVTGLGMLSPVGNTVESSWNAVCAGQSGIGLIEHFDTANHATKFAGVVKNFNHEEFNISRKEARKMDLFIQYGIAAGKQAIEDAGIEVTEANASRFGAAIGSGIGGLGLIEESHSTLLSVGPRRVSPFFVPSTIINMVAGHLSIMYGLRGPSISIATACTSGVHNIGHAARIIAYNDADIMLAGGAEKASTDLGVAGFGAARSLSTRNDDPQGASRPWDKARDGFVLGDGAGIVVLEEYEHAKRRGAKIYAEIIGFGMSSDAYHMTSPPEDGAGAALAMQNALNDAGISPEQVGYINAHGTSTPAGDLAEANAIESVFGQNTKVLVSSTKSMTGHLLGAAGAVESIFTILSLRDQIVPPTINLENQDENCHLDLVPGKARKVEGMEYALCNSFGFGGTNGSLIFRKI; encoded by the coding sequence ATTTTGACACCGCTAACCATGCAACCAAGTTTGCAGGCGTGGTGAAGAATTTTAATCATGAAGAGTTCAATATTTCGCGCAAAGAAGCACGAAAAATGGATCTTTTCATTCAATATGGTATTGCTGCGGGCAAACAAGCGATTGAAGATGCAGGAATCGAAGTAACAGAAGCCAATGCTAGCCGCTTTGGTGCTGCTATTGGTTCTGGTATTGGTGGCTTGGGCCTGATTGAAGAAAGTCACAGTACACTGTTATCGGTAGGTCCTCGTAGGGTTAGCCCATTCTTTGTACCTTCAACCATCATCAATATGGTGGCAGGTCATTTGAGTATTATGTACGGTTTGCGTGGCCCGAGCATTTCCATTGCGACTGCCTGTACTTCTGGCGTACATAATATTGGCCATGCAGCGCGCATCATTGCTTATAATGATGCCGACATTATGCTGGCAGGTGGTGCAGAAAAAGCAAGTACAGATCTTGGTGTCGCCGGATTTGGCGCTGCGCGTTCATTGTCAACCCGTAATGACGATCCTCAAGGTGCAAGCCGTCCTTGGGATAAAGCGCGTGATGGTTTTGTTCTGGGCGATGGTGCAGGAATTGTCGTTCTTGAAGAATATGAACACGCGAAAAGACGTGGTGCAAAAATCTATGCTGAAATTATTGGTTTTGGCATGAGTAGCGATGCTTACCATATGACATCACCGCCTGAAGACGGTGCGGGTGCTGCTTTAGCAATGCAGAATGCTTTGAATGATGCGGGAATTTCACCAGAACAGGTGGGTTATATCAACGCTCATGGCACGTCAACACCTGCTGGTGATTTGGCAGAAGCGAATGCGATTGAGTCTGTTTTTGGTCAGAATACTAAAGTATTAGTGAGTTCAACTAAATCCATGACCGGCCATTTATTGGGTGCTGCGGGAGCGGTTGAATCCATTTTCACGATTCTTTCTCTGCGTGATCAGATCGTTCCTCCAACGATTAACCTGGAGAATCAAGATGAGAACTGTCATTTGGATTTAGTTCCGGGTAAAGCGCGTAAAGTTGAAGGAATGGAGTATGCGTTGTGCAACTCTTTCGGCTTCGGTGGCACCAACGGGTCATTGATTTTCCGTAAGATCTAA
- the pabC gene encoding aminodeoxychorismate lyase, with the protein MTYWINGNQCDYLPVNDRAVQFGDGCFTTIRVEQELPALLPSHIKRLQKGVEKLFMPAPDWSQLESHIKQAARGCERGVLKVILSRGTGGRGYGIADTTGPTQILSLSPYPEHYITQRQAGISLVLSPISVGINPYLAGIKHLNRLEQVLIKQFIEQSKADEALVLDSDGRLVECCTANIFWRKGKKVYTPALNQSGVEGVMRQRIIELLAESDYHLSCVMRYPEALAHADEVIICNSLLPVIPVNRIQAHKNQLVWKYQSRELHEYLLPGCLIA; encoded by the coding sequence ATGACGTATTGGATTAATGGTAATCAGTGCGATTACTTACCTGTTAATGATCGTGCGGTACAATTTGGTGATGGCTGTTTTACGACCATCAGAGTTGAACAAGAGTTACCAGCCTTGCTGCCTTCGCACATAAAACGGTTACAGAAAGGTGTTGAAAAATTGTTTATGCCCGCACCGGATTGGTCTCAGCTTGAATCCCATATCAAACAGGCTGCAAGAGGCTGTGAGCGTGGTGTTTTGAAAGTGATTCTCTCCAGGGGCACTGGCGGCCGTGGTTATGGTATTGCCGACACGACAGGGCCGACCCAGATCCTGTCTTTAAGTCCATATCCAGAACACTATATTACTCAGCGTCAAGCCGGTATTTCATTGGTTCTTAGTCCCATTTCAGTGGGCATTAATCCTTATTTGGCGGGTATTAAACACTTAAACCGTTTGGAACAAGTTCTGATTAAACAGTTTATTGAACAATCCAAGGCAGATGAAGCATTGGTACTTGATAGTGATGGGCGGTTAGTTGAATGCTGTACGGCTAATATTTTCTGGCGAAAAGGGAAAAAGGTTTATACGCCAGCGCTAAACCAAAGTGGTGTTGAGGGTGTCATGAGGCAAAGGATCATCGAATTATTGGCCGAAAGTGATTATCACTTATCATGTGTCATGCGTTATCCGGAAGCTTTGGCACATGCAGATGAAGTGATTATCTGTAATTCTTTATTGCCGGTGATCCCGGTAAATCGAATTCAAGCACATAAAAATCAACTTGTGTGGAAATACCAATCAAGAGAGTTGCACGAATATTTATTACCTGGATGCTTAATCGCCTAG